tttaattttaagcaGTGTGTTGTACAGAGTGAGACAGCGAGGCGCAGGTTAGCATCTTGTTTTTATATGGTATTGTTATTGTGCTGGGAGGGGTGAATGATTGGGGATGAGGCTAAATTACGCCCGGGGCAGTGACAGCACAGTGAAATGGCCGTTAGGCGGGCGTCGTGGTGGGGGTGGCGTTTGAGAGAGCCGAGGCAAAGCCTGATTTGCATTTATTGCCTGCGGCATTGGGCCTTTTGTGGCTTGGAACTTGGATCCTCACTTAGTGGGCTCATCATTCCATGGGCCTCAGTCCAGCCCAATAAGCCCTTTCTTCTCtgtttggaaattggaatattGTACTCTATCTCGGAATGGGATTTTCTTGTCTTTGGTTACCCTCTTTGGACAATTTTTGTTCAATTCAAaccatccatccatccatccCACCCAAAACTATGACCCTAAATTGCTTTCCATTCCCATCCCTTACTTTCTTCGCTCTCTTAATCTCATCCTctcacttcaaattttttaaaagtaatgggtaattttacatatatttgaataaaaaatagaaagtgagATACCAATTAAGGATGAAAGTGGAATACAAATAGAACTCCTCCTACCCAATCCTGATCAATCCAAACAATCCCCAAGCAAATCCAAAAAATGTGTAGCATTTCCAAGTTAAAAGCACATTAGATAAGAAGAATCAAGACTCAAACAAAAAGTGCAACTTTATTAGCCAAAACCATACCTTACATTACATTACAATATTACATCACAGTACCAAAAAAGTGATcagtacatatatatatatatatatatatataggatatAGAGTGTTTATTAGTAGTACATATAGTATTATACAAAACAGTCACACTATATGCTGCCTCGTACGATAGGGGTTCATCTCATCTTATAACTTGAAGAAAGATGACATGATTATTATGGTGATAATTAGAGAGTTATGGTTCAGACCCATAAGGCACCAGCCCTCTTGAGCATGGGGATTAAGGATCTATTGAGGTGAAGGGTCATGATCTCATTGGTTCCACCCACCCGTTCACCACCAATGAACACTGTTGGCACCGTGGGGTTGCACCCAAGCCTGGCCAAGGCCTGCTCAATTTCACGCCCTCTCGGCATTTCATCCAGCTCGTGGACGGCCGGGTTAA
This region of Vitis vinifera cultivar Pinot Noir 40024 chromosome 5, ASM3070453v1 genomic DNA includes:
- the LOC100259665 gene encoding monothiol glutaredoxin-S2, whose amino-acid sequence is MERAVARLASERPVVIFSKSSCCMCHTIKTLFSDFGVNPAVHELDEMPRGREIEQALARLGCNPTVPTVFIGGERVGGTNEIMTLHLNRSLIPMLKRAGALWV